The proteins below are encoded in one region of Amycolatopsis magusensis:
- a CDS encoding alpha/beta hydrolase: protein MVSWADILRWDPAPTQNAVGTLNGEYLKLVAASDELRTVSGVDGWSGPAAEVALSRVTELVDGTEELAAELGAARRAFGDVGDAITGVVHGREELLQIAKKQNFTISADGSVTDLGPPAGTPPEHAEAVAAERQRIAAELADRVAQVIRQAEDIDADGCAVLDRVLTGTTIDASGNDNSHTGLAAFGDAGFTVGGLSILSPPPDGATVAQNAGWWAALSPHQQRRLIHDLPELVGNRDGLPGTVRSEANLALVGKQRTSLQSARVDLQQQLAGLTNGPGHQNTRNVLQSEITKIDDKLAGLDSVDRMMLDPRTGQPRPDRQLLSLDMGGDRPQAAVATGDVDKAEHVGVFTPGMNSNVQHNMPGYVNDMAEVRGYANTLVGDVTTGDSVAMVTWLGYEPPTTRADDLDGLITGAPAEEGAEKLARFQEGINAARPDDPHLTALGHSYGSTTTGIALGQSHGVDDAVFFGSPGISPGHNPIFHVGDLNLPEGHAYNLAAEGDAVADAVPHSGRYGPHVSDMPGVNQLSTEANTGPLGPMIGSHGHSEYAVSDGVLATSEHNMAAIVSGHPEMAIPR from the coding sequence ATGGTCAGCTGGGCGGACATCCTGCGCTGGGACCCCGCGCCGACCCAGAACGCGGTCGGCACCCTCAACGGCGAATACCTCAAGCTGGTCGCCGCTTCCGACGAATTGCGCACCGTTTCCGGTGTCGACGGGTGGTCCGGTCCGGCGGCCGAGGTGGCGCTGAGCCGGGTGACGGAACTGGTGGACGGCACCGAAGAACTGGCCGCCGAACTGGGCGCCGCCCGCCGCGCGTTCGGTGATGTGGGCGATGCCATTACGGGCGTAGTGCACGGCCGTGAGGAATTGCTGCAAATCGCGAAAAAACAGAACTTCACCATTTCGGCTGACGGGTCGGTAACCGATCTGGGTCCACCCGCGGGCACACCGCCGGAGCACGCCGAAGCCGTCGCCGCCGAGCGGCAGCGCATCGCCGCCGAACTCGCCGACCGCGTGGCCCAGGTCATCCGGCAGGCGGAGGACATCGATGCCGACGGCTGCGCCGTCCTCGACCGGGTGCTGACCGGGACCACGATCGACGCCAGTGGCAACGACAATTCGCACACCGGCCTGGCCGCTTTCGGCGACGCGGGCTTCACCGTCGGCGGATTGTCCATCCTCTCCCCGCCACCGGACGGGGCGACCGTGGCGCAGAACGCGGGCTGGTGGGCGGCTCTTTCCCCCCACCAGCAACGCCGGTTGATCCACGATCTGCCCGAATTGGTCGGCAATCGCGACGGCCTCCCGGGCACAGTCCGCAGCGAAGCCAACCTGGCGCTCGTCGGCAAACAGCGGACCAGCCTGCAAAGCGCCCGCGTGGATCTGCAACAGCAATTGGCCGGGCTCACCAACGGACCCGGCCACCAGAACACACGCAACGTCCTGCAGTCGGAGATCACGAAGATCGACGACAAACTCGCGGGCCTCGATTCGGTCGACCGCATGATGCTCGATCCCCGCACGGGACAGCCGCGGCCAGACCGGCAGTTGCTTTCGCTCGACATGGGCGGTGACCGGCCCCAAGCCGCGGTCGCCACCGGTGACGTGGACAAAGCCGAGCACGTCGGTGTCTTCACGCCAGGGATGAACTCGAACGTCCAGCACAACATGCCCGGGTACGTGAACGACATGGCCGAGGTCCGCGGCTACGCCAACACGCTGGTCGGAGACGTCACGACGGGCGATTCCGTGGCGATGGTGACCTGGCTTGGCTACGAACCACCGACCACCCGCGCGGACGATCTGGATGGCCTCATCACCGGAGCACCGGCCGAGGAAGGCGCTGAGAAGCTCGCCAGATTCCAGGAGGGCATCAACGCCGCCCGACCCGACGACCCGCACCTCACCGCGCTCGGGCACTCGTACGGCTCGACCACCACCGGCATCGCTCTGGGACAAAGCCATGGCGTCGATGACGCGGTGTTCTTCGGCTCCCCCGGCATCTCGCCAGGGCACAATCCGATTTTCCACGTCGGGGACCTGAATCTCCCCGAAGGTCACGCCTACAACCTGGCCGCCGAAGGCGACGCCGTCGCCGACGCGGTGCCCCATAGCGGCAGGTACGGACCCCACGTCAGCGACATGCCCGGGGTGAACCAGCTGTCCACCGAGGCGAACACCGGCCCGCTGGGCCCGATGATCGGTTCTCACGGGCACAGCGAATACGCCGTCAGCGACGGGGTACTGGCCACCAGCGAGCACAACATGGCCGCCATCGTGTCCGGCCATCCCGAGATGGCGATCCCCCGGTGA
- a CDS encoding LppA family lipoprotein has product MRKRLLSSAVACALALGACGSDYPGTDSSREDMTIEQQWAELMQRPNIDEAVARYEKMEGEITSALSTEFGLPPWEAGGQNSGNPGCGQFGKVDAWDAMSEILAGGLSPGVIPTDQWPRAVDTIKQVASPYGFTTPGLAVDRGDFHIVNLHDGYAANLVVTTGTEKANTVIGVFTGCHLLPEAKQRGVPRPS; this is encoded by the coding sequence GTGAGGAAGCGGCTGCTGTCGAGCGCGGTGGCTTGCGCCCTCGCCCTCGGCGCCTGCGGCAGCGACTACCCCGGTACCGACAGTTCGAGAGAAGACATGACCATCGAACAGCAGTGGGCCGAACTCATGCAGCGGCCGAACATCGACGAAGCCGTGGCACGGTACGAGAAAATGGAAGGGGAGATCACCAGCGCGCTCAGCACCGAGTTCGGCTTGCCACCGTGGGAAGCCGGCGGCCAGAACAGTGGCAACCCGGGCTGCGGCCAGTTCGGCAAGGTGGACGCCTGGGACGCGATGTCCGAGATCCTGGCGGGCGGCCTGAGCCCGGGGGTGATCCCGACAGACCAGTGGCCGCGGGCGGTGGACACCATCAAACAGGTGGCCTCACCCTACGGGTTCACCACGCCAGGACTCGCCGTCGACAGAGGAGATTTCCACATCGTGAACCTCCACGACGGCTACGCCGCGAACCTCGTGGTCACCACCGGCACCGAGAAGGCGAACACGGTCATCGGCGTGTTCACCGGCTGCCACCTGCTCCCCGAGGCGAAGCAGCGCGGGGTCCCCCGCCCCTCCTAG
- a CDS encoding VOC family protein, with the protein MTSLLQNVAIDAVDAYELARFWSEVTGFPLHLEDKPGEEETQVMLPEGPLLHFNQVPEPKPAQKNRIHLCLRPETSREEETERLLALGATLVADRREPDGSGWVVLADPEGNEFCVLRSTAEREAG; encoded by the coding sequence ATGACTTCGCTGCTGCAGAACGTCGCGATCGATGCGGTCGACGCCTACGAACTGGCCCGCTTCTGGAGCGAGGTGACGGGCTTTCCCCTGCACCTGGAGGACAAGCCGGGTGAGGAGGAGACGCAGGTGATGCTCCCCGAGGGGCCGCTGCTGCACTTCAACCAGGTCCCCGAGCCGAAACCCGCGCAGAAGAACCGGATCCACCTGTGCCTGCGCCCGGAAACCTCGCGGGAAGAGGAAACCGAACGCCTGCTGGCCCTGGGCGCCACCCTGGTCGCCGACCGCCGCGAACCCGACGGCTCCGGATGGGTCGTACTCGCCGACCCGGAAGGCAACGAATTCTGCGTCCTGCGCAGCACAGCCGAACGAGAAGCGGGCTAG
- the smc gene encoding chromosome segregation protein SMC has translation MHLKSLTLKGFKSFASATTLRFEPGITCVVGPNGSGKSNVLDALRWVMGTQGAKDLRGGKMEDVIFAGTSGRAPLGRAEVSLTIDNSDGALPIDYTEVSITRRMFRDGASEYEINGSTCRLMDVQELLSDSGIGREMHVIVGQGQLAQILEAKPEERRAFIEEAAGVLKHRKRKEKALRKLNAMQTNLDRLGDLTTELRRQLKPLGKQAEIARKAQAVQSELRDSRLRLFADDLVTQRATLAKEEADESAARARRSEVEQALEIVTAQENELESSLAEDAPRLTAAQETWYKLSALAERLRGTVRLAVERQRHLSAAPDAHSSGRDPEELLAEAEQVAEREQELAEAVEEARMLLSDTIQRREQLEHQVQAAERAHMAAVRAIADRREGLAKLTGQVEALRSKNGATSDEIDRLTVSIDEASERAEIAAEELELTKTEGGVEESDDADLQGHHDRAVEANNAAKARVEELVKAERAAEREIASERARVDALSMGLRRKDGAGVLLGAADQLPGLLGSVAALLTVEPGHEVALAAALGPVADAIAVTGGEDALAALKLLKSNESGRAGILLGGDEYTVDTAGWPSLPPGARWAREVVTAPVALRPAVERALARVAIVDDLETARRLVAVQPSVSTVTADGDVFGSHWAMGGSARQESVIEVQAAVDEAQNRLAAAERTLERTAAELEGARAEQQARREEVGQAKDALGEAKVRRARSSERLNRVQQAARSAEAEVTRLREQRAKVERSREQALAQLAELEERLDAVAEQPVDEDPDTSERDQAKDDLAALRQEEVEARLALRTAEERSRGLAGKAESLRRAAFNERQARERAAKAREARARGAEIAAAVVEAGEYALDRIEVSVQRAAAERDEIQGERQRRETMLAQVRGKVREFAGELEKLTDAVHRDEVLRAEQRLRLEQLETKIAEDFGIGLEDLVAEYGPEVPVPPSAGEVAEYEAAKERGEQVSAPQPIPFDRPTQQRRAKRAERDLTLLGKVNPLALEEFAALEERYKFLSTQLEDLKATRKDLLTVIKEVDDKILEVFSTAYEDVAREFEVVFSVLFPGGDGRMVLTEPDDLLATGVDVEARPPGKKVKRLSLLSGGEKSLVAVAMLVAIFRARPSPFYVMDEVEAALDDTNMRRLIGLLEQLRESSQLIIITHQKPTMEIADALYGVSMQGDGITKVISQRLRTEPKPAPARVAAPVVEAEVTPAPKAAVPEAEVAPAPEVVPESEPAAEESSPA, from the coding sequence GTGCACCTCAAGAGCCTGACGCTCAAGGGCTTCAAGTCCTTCGCTTCGGCGACCACGCTGCGGTTCGAACCCGGCATCACCTGCGTGGTCGGCCCCAACGGCTCCGGCAAGTCCAACGTGCTCGACGCGCTGCGCTGGGTGATGGGCACGCAGGGCGCCAAGGACCTGCGCGGCGGCAAGATGGAGGACGTCATCTTCGCCGGCACCTCCGGCCGCGCCCCGCTCGGGCGCGCCGAGGTCAGCCTGACCATCGACAACTCCGACGGCGCGCTGCCGATCGACTACACCGAGGTGTCGATCACCCGCCGCATGTTCCGCGACGGCGCCAGCGAGTACGAGATCAACGGCAGCACCTGCCGGTTGATGGACGTGCAGGAACTGCTGTCGGACTCCGGTATCGGCCGCGAGATGCACGTGATCGTCGGGCAGGGCCAGCTGGCCCAGATCCTCGAGGCCAAGCCGGAGGAGCGCCGCGCCTTCATCGAAGAGGCGGCCGGGGTGCTCAAGCACCGCAAGCGCAAGGAAAAGGCGCTGCGGAAGCTGAACGCGATGCAGACCAACCTCGACCGCCTCGGCGACCTCACCACCGAGCTGCGCCGCCAGCTCAAGCCGCTGGGCAAGCAGGCCGAGATCGCGCGCAAGGCACAGGCCGTGCAGTCCGAGCTGCGGGATTCGCGGCTGCGCCTGTTCGCCGACGACCTGGTCACCCAGCGCGCCACCCTGGCCAAGGAGGAGGCCGACGAGAGCGCCGCCCGCGCCCGCCGCTCCGAGGTCGAGCAGGCGCTGGAAATCGTCACCGCGCAGGAGAACGAGCTGGAAAGCTCGCTCGCCGAGGACGCGCCGCGGCTGACCGCGGCCCAGGAGACCTGGTACAAGCTGTCCGCGCTGGCCGAGCGCCTGCGCGGCACGGTCCGGCTGGCGGTCGAGCGGCAGCGCCACCTCTCCGCCGCGCCCGACGCGCATTCCAGCGGCCGTGACCCCGAGGAACTGCTCGCCGAGGCGGAGCAGGTCGCCGAGCGCGAGCAGGAACTGGCCGAGGCCGTCGAAGAAGCACGCATGCTGCTTTCCGACACCATCCAGCGGCGTGAGCAGCTCGAACACCAGGTGCAGGCGGCCGAGCGCGCGCACATGGCCGCCGTCCGCGCGATCGCCGACCGTCGCGAGGGCCTGGCCAAGCTGACCGGCCAGGTGGAGGCGCTGCGCAGCAAGAACGGCGCCACCTCCGACGAGATCGACCGCCTGACCGTGTCGATCGACGAGGCCAGTGAGCGCGCCGAGATCGCGGCCGAAGAACTCGAACTGACCAAAACCGAAGGTGGCGTCGAGGAATCCGACGACGCCGACCTGCAGGGGCACCACGACCGTGCCGTCGAGGCGAACAACGCGGCGAAGGCCAGGGTCGAGGAACTGGTCAAGGCCGAACGCGCCGCCGAACGCGAGATCGCTTCGGAACGGGCACGCGTCGACGCGTTGTCGATGGGCTTGCGCCGCAAGGACGGCGCCGGTGTGCTGCTCGGCGCGGCGGACCAGTTGCCAGGGCTGCTGGGTTCGGTGGCCGCGTTGCTGACCGTGGAGCCGGGGCACGAGGTGGCGCTGGCCGCCGCGCTCGGCCCGGTCGCCGACGCGATCGCGGTGACCGGTGGCGAGGACGCGCTGGCCGCGCTGAAGTTGTTGAAGAGCAACGAATCCGGCCGGGCCGGCATCCTGCTCGGCGGCGACGAGTACACTGTGGACACAGCGGGCTGGCCGAGCCTGCCGCCGGGGGCGCGCTGGGCACGCGAGGTGGTCACCGCGCCGGTCGCGCTGCGCCCGGCCGTGGAACGCGCGCTGGCCCGAGTGGCCATTGTGGACGATCTGGAGACGGCGCGGCGGCTGGTCGCCGTGCAGCCGTCGGTCAGCACGGTCACCGCCGACGGCGATGTGTTCGGCTCGCACTGGGCGATGGGTGGCTCGGCTCGCCAGGAGAGCGTGATCGAGGTGCAGGCGGCCGTCGACGAGGCGCAGAACCGCCTGGCCGCCGCGGAACGCACGCTTGAGCGCACCGCCGCCGAACTCGAGGGCGCGCGGGCGGAGCAGCAGGCACGGCGCGAGGAAGTCGGCCAGGCGAAGGACGCGCTGGGCGAGGCGAAGGTCCGCCGGGCGCGGTCGTCCGAGCGGCTCAACCGCGTGCAGCAGGCAGCCCGCTCCGCCGAGGCCGAGGTGACCCGCCTGCGCGAGCAGCGCGCGAAGGTGGAGCGCTCGCGGGAGCAAGCGCTTGCGCAACTGGCTGAGCTGGAGGAACGGCTGGACGCCGTCGCCGAGCAGCCGGTCGACGAGGACCCCGACACTTCCGAGCGCGACCAGGCGAAGGACGACCTGGCGGCGCTGCGGCAGGAGGAAGTCGAAGCGCGGCTCGCGCTGCGGACCGCCGAGGAGCGCTCGCGCGGGTTGGCCGGTAAGGCCGAATCGCTGCGCCGGGCCGCGTTCAACGAGCGGCAGGCCCGTGAGCGCGCGGCCAAGGCGCGCGAAGCCAGGGCTCGCGGGGCGGAAATCGCGGCGGCCGTGGTCGAGGCCGGTGAGTACGCGCTGGACCGGATCGAGGTGTCCGTGCAGCGGGCCGCCGCCGAGCGCGACGAGATCCAGGGCGAGCGGCAGCGGCGCGAAACCATGCTGGCGCAGGTGCGCGGCAAGGTCCGCGAGTTCGCCGGTGAACTGGAGAAGCTGACCGACGCCGTGCACCGGGACGAGGTGCTGCGCGCGGAACAGCGGCTGCGGCTCGAACAGCTGGAAACCAAGATCGCCGAGGACTTCGGCATCGGGCTCGAGGACCTGGTCGCCGAATACGGCCCCGAGGTGCCGGTGCCGCCGAGCGCCGGGGAGGTGGCCGAGTACGAGGCCGCCAAGGAACGCGGCGAGCAGGTCAGCGCACCGCAGCCGATCCCGTTCGACCGGCCGACCCAGCAGCGCCGCGCCAAGCGCGCCGAACGCGACCTCACGTTGCTCGGCAAGGTCAACCCGCTGGCGCTGGAGGAGTTCGCCGCGCTGGAGGAGCGCTACAAGTTCCTGTCCACGCAGCTGGAGGACCTCAAGGCCACGCGCAAGGACCTGCTGACGGTGATCAAGGAGGTCGACGACAAGATCCTCGAGGTGTTCAGCACCGCCTACGAGGACGTGGCGCGCGAGTTCGAGGTGGTGTTCTCCGTGTTGTTCCCGGGTGGGGACGGGCGGATGGTGCTCACCGAGCCGGACGACCTGCTCGCCACCGGCGTCGACGTCGAGGCGCGGCCCCCCGGCAAGAAGGTCAAGCGGCTTTCGCTGCTGTCGGGTGGGGAGAAGTCGCTGGTCGCGGTGGCCATGCTGGTGGCCATCTTCCGCGCGCGGCCGTCGCCGTTCTACGTGATGGACGAGGTCGAAGCGGCGCTGGACGACACGAACATGCGCCGGCTGATCGGGCTGCTGGAGCAGCTGCGGGAGAGCTCGCAGCTGATCATCATCACCCACCAGAAACCGACCATGGAAATCGCCGACGCCCTGTACGGCGTCAGCATGCAGGGCGATGGCATCACGAAGGTGATCTCGCAGCGCCTGCGCACCGAACCCAAGCCCGCCCCGGCTCGGGTGGCGGCTCCCGTGGTGGAGGCCGAGGTGACGCCCGCTCCGAAAGCTGCTGTGCCCGAAGCCGAGGTCGCGCCTGCGCCGGAAGTCGTGCCCGAGTCGGAACCCGCCGCCGAAGAGTCTTCGCCCGCCTGA
- a CDS encoding acylphosphatase, whose protein sequence is MGFADVGHDGFVSEEHEIARLTAWVHGRVQGVGFRWWTRSRALELGLVGSAGNLADGRVEVVAEGRRDHCERLLTALRSGESPGQVDTVVERWSPPRGGLSGFAER, encoded by the coding sequence ATGGGATTTGCCGACGTAGGGCACGATGGGTTCGTGAGCGAGGAACACGAGATCGCGCGCCTGACCGCGTGGGTGCACGGGCGCGTCCAGGGAGTCGGTTTCCGCTGGTGGACGCGCAGCCGCGCGCTCGAACTCGGGCTGGTGGGCAGCGCGGGAAACCTGGCGGACGGTCGTGTCGAGGTGGTAGCGGAGGGTAGGCGAGACCACTGTGAGCGGCTTCTGACCGCTTTGCGCTCCGGCGAATCACCCGGTCAGGTGGACACCGTGGTCGAGCGGTGGAGCCCGCCGCGCGGCGGCCTGAGCGGTTTCGCCGAGCGCTGA
- a CDS encoding response regulator: MQTTQSTVLVVDDEPQIVRALRINLSARGYKVITAHDGTAALRAVAETKPDVVVLDLGLPDMDGTEVIAGLRGWTTVPIIVLSARGDSSDKVAALDAGADDYVTKPFGMDELLARLRAAVRRSAVSGTEDGSAVVETDAFTIDLAAKKVLRDGAEVHLTKTEWGVLELLVRNRGRLVAQKQLLHEVWGPSYDTESHYLRVYMAQLRRKLEPEPSRPKHLLTEPGMGYRFEP; the protein is encoded by the coding sequence GTGCAGACGACACAGAGCACCGTGCTGGTGGTGGACGACGAGCCGCAGATCGTGCGGGCGCTGCGGATCAACCTGTCCGCGCGCGGGTACAAGGTGATCACCGCGCACGACGGCACCGCCGCGCTGCGTGCGGTCGCCGAGACCAAACCGGACGTGGTGGTGCTCGACCTCGGCCTGCCGGACATGGACGGCACCGAGGTGATCGCCGGGCTGCGCGGCTGGACCACGGTGCCGATCATCGTGCTGTCCGCCAGGGGCGATTCGTCCGACAAGGTGGCCGCGCTGGACGCCGGCGCGGACGACTACGTGACCAAACCGTTCGGCATGGACGAACTGCTGGCGCGGCTGCGCGCGGCGGTCCGGCGCTCCGCGGTGAGCGGGACCGAGGACGGCAGCGCGGTGGTGGAGACCGACGCGTTCACCATCGACCTGGCGGCGAAGAAGGTGCTGCGGGACGGCGCCGAGGTGCACCTGACCAAGACCGAATGGGGGGTGCTGGAGCTGCTGGTCCGGAACCGGGGACGGCTGGTGGCGCAGAAGCAGCTGCTGCACGAGGTCTGGGGCCCTTCGTACGACACGGAGTCGCACTACCTGCGGGTCTACATGGCGCAGCTGCGGCGGAAACTGGAGCCGGAGCCCTCACGGCCGAAGCACCTGCTCACCGAACCCGGCATGGGCTACCGCTTCGAACCGTGA
- a CDS encoding sensor histidine kinase → MEPETETPPRRGELRIYLGAAPGVGKTFAMLGEARRRLERGTDVVIGLVETHGRKKTAELLDGLEVVPRRTSAHRGREFTELDIDGLLARKPEVAVVDELAHTNVPGSRNEKRWQDVDELLDAGIDVLSTVNVQHLQSLNDVVQRITGATQYETVPDEVVRRAEQLELVDITPEALRRRLAHGNVYPADRIDAALGNYFRPGNLTALRELALLWVADQVDVALQRYRAEQKITETWEARERVVVSITGGPESETLIRRGSRIANRAGAELLVLHILRGDGLAGLGPTAVGRYRKLTDELGATFHTVVGDDVPNALLDFARGVNATQLVIGTSRRSRVARLFDEGIGATVVQRSGSIDVHMVTHEEAGGRLRARLSGSPLTPSRRLLGWALSLAAPGVATTLGLLLRDQVDFSTDVVGYVLATVVVALVGGLGPALLAAAFSGGLLNFFFTEPRYQLTVQEPRNVVTLVAMIVVAILVAAVVDAAARRAVQAARARTEASLLASYARTVLTHAQPVDRLLEKVRENFGLTSVALVEKKSGSWRRVAYTGTDPCTRPDDADVDIPVTHDVHLVLRGRALAAHDRGVLEAAAGQALLALRQQRMAATADEAQRKAEATELRTALLSAVGHDLRTPLTSIKAAVGSLRASDIQLSEEDTGELLEAIELSADRLAGLVDNLLDSSRLATGAVRPHLRAVGYDEVVALALSTVDGSAPVRAEVPDDVPWVLADPGLLERVVANVVDNALRHGSPPVSVRASAHASYVELRIVDHGRGLKKGAADSAFAPFQRLGDRNATTGVGLGLSVAKGFTEAMGGTIRAEDTPGGGLTVVVSLPKWNGES, encoded by the coding sequence GTGGAGCCGGAAACCGAAACCCCACCGCGCCGCGGTGAACTGCGCATCTACCTCGGCGCGGCGCCGGGCGTCGGCAAGACCTTCGCCATGCTCGGCGAGGCGCGACGGCGGCTGGAGCGGGGCACGGACGTGGTGATCGGGCTCGTCGAGACGCACGGCCGCAAGAAGACGGCCGAGCTGCTCGACGGGCTCGAGGTGGTGCCCCGGCGCACCAGCGCGCACCGCGGGCGCGAGTTCACCGAGCTGGACATCGACGGGCTGCTGGCACGCAAGCCCGAGGTCGCGGTGGTCGACGAGCTGGCGCACACCAACGTGCCCGGCTCGCGCAACGAGAAGCGGTGGCAGGACGTCGACGAACTGCTGGACGCCGGGATCGACGTGCTGTCCACGGTCAACGTCCAGCACCTGCAGAGCCTCAACGACGTGGTGCAGCGCATCACCGGCGCCACCCAGTACGAGACCGTGCCGGACGAGGTGGTGCGCCGCGCGGAGCAACTGGAGCTGGTGGACATCACGCCCGAGGCGCTGCGGCGGCGGCTGGCGCACGGCAACGTCTACCCGGCCGACCGGATCGACGCCGCGCTGGGCAACTACTTCCGGCCGGGCAACCTCACCGCGTTGCGGGAGCTGGCCCTGCTGTGGGTGGCCGACCAGGTCGACGTGGCGTTGCAGCGCTACCGCGCGGAGCAGAAGATCACCGAGACCTGGGAGGCCAGGGAACGCGTGGTCGTCTCGATCACCGGCGGGCCGGAGAGCGAGACGCTGATCCGGCGCGGCAGCCGAATCGCCAACCGGGCCGGCGCGGAACTGCTGGTGCTGCACATCCTGCGCGGGGACGGGCTGGCCGGGCTGGGGCCGACCGCGGTCGGCCGGTACCGCAAGCTCACCGACGAACTCGGCGCCACCTTCCACACCGTCGTCGGTGACGACGTGCCCAACGCGCTGCTCGACTTCGCACGCGGGGTGAACGCGACTCAGCTGGTGATCGGCACTTCGCGGCGGTCGCGGGTGGCGCGGTTGTTCGACGAGGGCATCGGCGCGACGGTGGTGCAGCGGTCCGGGTCGATCGACGTGCACATGGTCACCCACGAGGAAGCGGGCGGGCGGCTGCGAGCGCGGCTGAGCGGGAGCCCGCTGACGCCGTCGCGGCGGCTGCTGGGCTGGGCGCTTTCGCTGGCGGCGCCCGGGGTGGCGACCACGCTGGGACTGCTGTTGCGCGACCAGGTCGACTTCTCCACCGACGTGGTCGGCTACGTGCTCGCGACCGTGGTGGTCGCGCTGGTCGGTGGCCTGGGCCCGGCGTTGCTGGCGGCGGCGTTCTCCGGTGGCCTGCTGAACTTCTTCTTCACCGAACCGCGGTACCAGCTGACCGTGCAGGAACCGCGGAACGTGGTCACGCTGGTGGCGATGATCGTGGTGGCGATCCTGGTCGCGGCCGTGGTCGACGCGGCGGCCCGGCGGGCGGTCCAGGCTGCGCGGGCGCGCACGGAGGCCTCGCTGCTGGCGTCGTACGCGCGCACGGTGCTGACGCACGCCCAGCCGGTCGACCGGCTGCTGGAGAAGGTGCGGGAGAACTTCGGGCTCACCTCGGTGGCGTTGGTGGAGAAGAAGTCCGGGAGCTGGCGGCGGGTGGCGTACACCGGGACGGACCCGTGCACCCGGCCCGACGACGCGGACGTCGACATCCCGGTGACCCACGACGTGCACCTGGTGCTGCGCGGGCGCGCGCTGGCCGCGCACGACCGCGGGGTGCTGGAGGCGGCGGCCGGGCAGGCGCTGCTCGCCCTGCGTCAGCAGCGCATGGCGGCCACCGCGGACGAGGCGCAGCGCAAGGCCGAGGCCACCGAGCTGCGGACGGCGTTGCTCTCGGCGGTCGGACACGACCTGCGCACGCCGTTGACCTCCATCAAGGCCGCGGTCGGCAGCCTGCGTGCTTCGGACATCCAGCTGTCCGAAGAGGACACCGGGGAACTGCTGGAGGCGATCGAACTCTCCGCCGACCGGCTCGCGGGCCTGGTGGACAACCTGCTCGACTCCTCGCGGCTGGCCACCGGCGCGGTGCGGCCGCACCTGCGGGCGGTCGGCTACGACGAGGTGGTCGCACTGGCTCTGTCCACAGTGGATGGATCGGCGCCGGTGCGGGCGGAGGTGCCCGACGACGTGCCGTGGGTGCTCGCCGATCCGGGACTGCTGGAGCGGGTGGTGGCCAACGTGGTGGACAACGCGCTGCGCCACGGCTCGCCGCCGGTCTCGGTGCGGGCGAGCGCACACGCGTCCTATGTGGAGCTTCGCATCGTCGACCACGGGCGAGGGTTGAAGAAGGGCGCCGCCGATTCGGCGTTCGCCCCGTTCCAGCGGCTCGGTGACCGCAACGCCACGACCGGGGTCGGGCTGGGCCTGTCGGTGGCGAAGGGGTTCACCGAGGCGATGGGCGGCACGATCAGGGCGGAGGACACCCCCGGTGGCGGGCTGACCGTGGTGGTGTCCTTGCCGAAGTGGAACGGAGAATCATGA